A stretch of the Psychroserpens sp. Hel_I_66 genome encodes the following:
- a CDS encoding PQQ-binding-like beta-propeller repeat protein produces the protein MTKLFIQLRDLMMVAFVLSATSLNAQRAETPDHNYDLGAKINEMTLTVGGILIVATNDGLVGINPGESQPVFRFNDFGKLKPEETEFVPNSPYIVVSQGADSKFAGLTKTKRAVIDYIKGKVIFNSEENNWNQIYTCNVVLPQNKLIVSGIQKEGDKFEKMTPKVAVYDLATAKLDYSFFLDKPGRVGIAKDLSVTGIPLLLKDFIIIPTAQGLLAKSHSGDDLWDTKIKGVNWMVADESETEIYGFETTNSGKNTRIHKIGKDGKELWQDDRKIKGIVSNFEILPKGLAVVSNKGDGSEGGVFSTKSESEIAFLSAATGEDLWEKAPKTKGYVQHFYILDDGILFGIYSGGINKISFEGETLFKKPLKTGENIMVMAESPQGLIYITSEDANIVNLETGEQVWDKPLKYKNSEAVASTFDKDNNRYLIVANETIYAIDASSGNVKEIAEIKLEEKEEANHIEMRNGNMFLSSSQSIMMLSSDGNQMFHEYYKSPSNSGFIKALSGVVAVASTTLAMAHSAKAAMNKTGFGSSNDLRNYNDFGKENKRAADMFASIGDASFAVLSQRFKASSATENAQFILTKLDDGVGLVKVSKDTGAKEKEIILKDKKPEYQVDEYGGYLYYKANDKTIYAYNLNN, from the coding sequence ATGACAAAGCTATTCATTCAATTAAGGGATTTAATGATGGTTGCATTCGTTTTGAGTGCAACTTCATTAAACGCCCAAAGGGCAGAAACTCCAGATCATAATTATGACCTTGGAGCTAAGATTAATGAAATGACCTTAACTGTTGGAGGTATTTTAATTGTGGCAACTAATGATGGTTTGGTTGGGATCAATCCTGGAGAATCACAACCGGTTTTCAGGTTTAATGACTTCGGAAAACTAAAACCAGAAGAAACGGAGTTTGTTCCTAATTCTCCATATATCGTTGTTTCCCAAGGTGCAGATTCTAAATTTGCAGGATTGACCAAAACCAAAAGAGCGGTCATTGATTACATCAAAGGGAAAGTGATATTTAATTCAGAAGAAAATAATTGGAATCAAATTTATACTTGTAACGTAGTGCTTCCGCAGAATAAATTAATTGTAAGTGGTATTCAAAAAGAAGGTGATAAATTTGAGAAGATGACACCTAAGGTTGCGGTTTATGATTTGGCAACAGCGAAGTTGGATTATAGTTTCTTTTTGGACAAGCCAGGTCGAGTCGGGATTGCAAAAGACTTAAGTGTAACAGGGATACCATTATTATTGAAAGATTTCATAATTATCCCAACAGCTCAAGGTTTACTTGCAAAATCACATAGTGGAGATGATTTATGGGACACTAAAATAAAAGGTGTCAATTGGATGGTAGCAGATGAGAGTGAAACGGAAATCTATGGTTTTGAAACAACTAACAGCGGTAAAAACACAAGAATCCATAAAATAGGTAAAGACGGAAAAGAGCTTTGGCAGGATGACCGCAAAATAAAAGGGATTGTGTCTAATTTTGAAATTCTACCAAAAGGTTTAGCTGTTGTAAGCAACAAAGGCGATGGGAGCGAAGGAGGCGTTTTTTCAACTAAAAGTGAATCTGAAATTGCTTTTTTAAGTGCAGCCACTGGAGAGGATTTATGGGAAAAAGCTCCTAAGACCAAAGGGTATGTTCAACATTTCTATATTTTAGATGACGGTATTCTCTTCGGAATTTACTCTGGCGGAATCAACAAAATTAGTTTTGAAGGAGAAACATTATTCAAAAAACCATTAAAAACGGGTGAGAATATAATGGTCATGGCAGAGTCTCCACAAGGTCTTATTTATATTACAAGTGAAGATGCAAATATCGTTAATTTAGAAACTGGAGAGCAAGTTTGGGATAAACCTTTAAAGTATAAAAACTCTGAAGCTGTCGCATCAACTTTCGATAAAGACAACAACAGATATCTTATTGTGGCCAATGAGACTATTTATGCAATTGATGCTTCATCTGGAAATGTAAAGGAAATTGCAGAAATTAAATTAGAAGAGAAAGAAGAGGCAAATCATATAGAGATGAGAAATGGGAATATGTTTTTAAGTTCTTCCCAAAGTATAATGATGTTATCAAGTGATGGCAATCAAATGTTTCATGAATATTACAAATCACCATCAAATAGCGGATTCATAAAAGCGCTATCTGGAGTAGTAGCAGTAGCATCTACAACTTTGGCCATGGCTCATTCCGCTAAAGCAGCAATGAATAAAACAGGATTTGGGAGCTCCAATGATTTGAGAAATTATAATGATTTCGGAAAAGAAAATAAAAGAGCAGCAGATATGTTTGCATCTATTGGAGATGCTTCTTTTGCGGTACTCTCTCAACGATTTAAAGCAAGTTCTGCCACAGAGAATGCTCAATTTATATTAACTAAACTAGATGATGGAGTGGGATTAGTTAAAGTAAGTAAAGACACAGGAGCTAAAGAAAAAGAGATCATTTTAAAGGATAAAAAACCAGAATACCAAGTTGACGAATATGGTGGTTATCTCTATTATAAAGCAAATGATAAAACCATTTACGCATACAATCTTAATAATTAA